From Mus musculus strain C57BL/6J chromosome 8, GRCm38.p6 C57BL/6J, a single genomic window includes:
- the Gm32856 gene encoding predicted gene, 32856 isoform X1 gives MSVAQLGSFRCPMCLIRRLCPELLAVSLLQVPSRETSAHLGLLLPKDALTYDDVHVNFTREEWALLNPTQRNLYKVVMLEIYRNLKAVGYNWEDQNTEEHCQSSRRHGRHERSHTGEKPSENTQCGKAFANQSHVHVHKRIHTGEKPYECNQCGKAFAQKAHLKIHILTHTGEKPYKCDQCDKAFASHSTLQVHKRTHTGEKPYECEQCGKAFAHHCHFQVHKRIHTGEKPYKCDQCVKAFVSRIELKRHKRVHTGEKPYKCNECGKAFAQYSTLRMHDKTHTGEKPYECKQCSKSFASHGQLRKHERIHTGEKPYTCNQCGKAFTEYSTLKRHKITHTGEKPYECKQCSKSFASHGQLQTHERIHTGEKPYKCNQCGKAFAEHSTLKMHKRIHTGEKPYECKQCSKSFASHGQLRKHEKNSYWRETLQM, from the exons ATGTCAGTGGCCCAGCTGGGCTCCTTTCGCTGCCCCATGTGTCTTATCAGGAGGCTCtgccctgagctgctggcagtgagtctgctCCAAGTTCCATCGAGGGAGACAtctgcccacttggggcttctccTGCCCAAG GATGCATTGACCtatgatgatgtgcatgtgaacttcactcgaGAAGAATGGGCTTTGCTGAATCCTACACAGAGGAATCTCTACAAAGTTGTGATGTTGGAGATCTACAGGAACCTCAAAGCTGTAG GATACAATTGGGAAGACCAAAACACTGAAGAACATTGTCAAAGTTCCAGAAgacatggaag gcatgaaagaagtcatactggagaaaaaccctcTGAAAAtactcaatgtggtaaagcctttgcaaatcAAAGTCATGTCCAtgtacataaaagaatacatactggagagaaaccctatgaatgtaatcagtgtggtaaagcctttgcacaaaagGCTCATCTCAAAATACATATActaacacatactggagagaaaccttacaaatgtgatcaatgtgataaagcctttgcatCTCATAGTACtctccaagtacataaaagaacacatactggagagaaaccctatgaatgtgaacagtgtggtaaagcctttgcacatcattgtcatttccaagtacataaaagaatacatactggagagaaaccttataaatgtgaTCAGTGTGTTAAAGCCTTTGTAAGTCGGATTGAACTTAAAAGACATAAAagagttcatactggagagaaaccttacaaatgtaatgaatgtggtaaagcctttgcacaatacAGTACTCTCAGAATGCATGATaaaacccatactggagagaaaccctatgaatgtaagcaatgtagtaAATCCTTTGCCTCTCATGGTCAACTTCgaaaacatgaaagaattcatactggagagaaaccttacacatgtaatcaatgtggtaaagcctttacagaATACAGTACTCTCAAAAGGCATAAAataacccatactggagagaaaccctatgaatgtaagcaatgtagtaAATCCTTTGCCTCTCATGGTCAActccaaacacatgaaagaattcatactggagagaaaccttacaaatgtaatcaatgtggtaaagcctttgcagaacACAGTACTCTCAAAATGCataaaagaattcatactggagagaaaccctatgaatgtaagcaatgtagtaAATCCTTCGCCTCTCATGGTCAACTTCGAAAACAtgaaaagaattcatactggagagaaaccttacaaatgtaa
- the Gm32856 gene encoding predicted gene, 32856 isoform 2 (isoform 2 is encoded by transcript variant 3), with protein MLEIYRNLKAVGYNWEDQNTEEHCQSSRRHGRHERSHTGEKPSENTQCGKAFANQSHVHVHKRIHTGEKPYECNQCGKAFAQKAHLKIHILTHTGEKPYKCDQCDKAFASHSTLQVHKRTHTGEKPYECEQCGKAFAHHCHFQVHKRIHTGEKPYKCDQCVKAFVSRIELKRHKRVHTGEKPYKCNECGKAFAQYSTLRMHDKTHTGEKPYECKQCSKSFASHGQLRKHERIHTGEKPYTCNQCGKAFTEYSTLKRHKITHTGEKPYECKQCSKSFASHGQLQTHERIHTGEKPYKCNQCGKAFAEHSTLKMHKRIHTGEKPYECKQCSKSFASHGQLRKHEKNSYWRETLQM; from the exons ATGTTGGAGATCTACAGGAACCTCAAAGCTGTAG GATACAATTGGGAAGACCAAAACACTGAAGAACATTGTCAAAGTTCCAGAAgacatggaag gcatgaaagaagtcatactggagaaaaaccctcTGAAAAtactcaatgtggtaaagcctttgcaaatcAAAGTCATGTCCAtgtacataaaagaatacatactggagagaaaccctatgaatgtaatcagtgtggtaaagcctttgcacaaaagGCTCATCTCAAAATACATATActaacacatactggagagaaaccttacaaatgtgatcaatgtgataaagcctttgcatCTCATAGTACtctccaagtacataaaagaacacatactggagagaaaccctatgaatgtgaacagtgtggtaaagcctttgcacatcattgtcatttccaagtacataaaagaatacatactggagagaaaccttataaatgtgaTCAGTGTGTTAAAGCCTTTGTAAGTCGGATTGAACTTAAAAGACATAAAagagttcatactggagagaaaccttacaaatgtaatgaatgtggtaaagcctttgcacaatacAGTACTCTCAGAATGCATGATaaaacccatactggagagaaaccctatgaatgtaagcaatgtagtaAATCCTTTGCCTCTCATGGTCAACTTCgaaaacatgaaagaattcatactggagagaaaccttacacatgtaatcaatgtggtaaagcctttacagaATACAGTACTCTCAAAAGGCATAAAataacccatactggagagaaaccctatgaatgtaagcaatgtagtaAATCCTTTGCCTCTCATGGTCAActccaaacacatgaaagaattcatactggagagaaaccttacaaatgtaatcaatgtggtaaagcctttgcagaacACAGTACTCTCAAAATGCataaaagaattcatactggagagaaaccctatgaatgtaagcaatgtagtaAATCCTTCGCCTCTCATGGTCAACTTCGAAAACAtgaaaagaattcatactggagagaaaccttacaaatgtaa
- the Gm32856 gene encoding predicted gene, 32856 isoform 1 (isoform 1 is encoded by transcript variant 1) — protein sequence MDALTYDDVHVNFTREEWALLNPTQRNLYKVVMLEIYRNLKAVGYNWEDQNTEEHCQSSRRHGRHERSHTGEKPSENTQCGKAFANQSHVHVHKRIHTGEKPYECNQCGKAFAQKAHLKIHILTHTGEKPYKCDQCDKAFASHSTLQVHKRTHTGEKPYECEQCGKAFAHHCHFQVHKRIHTGEKPYKCDQCVKAFVSRIELKRHKRVHTGEKPYKCNECGKAFAQYSTLRMHDKTHTGEKPYECKQCSKSFASHGQLRKHERIHTGEKPYTCNQCGKAFTEYSTLKRHKITHTGEKPYECKQCSKSFASHGQLQTHERIHTGEKPYKCNQCGKAFAEHSTLKMHKRIHTGEKPYECKQCSKSFASHGQLRKHEKNSYWRETLQM from the exons GATGCATTGACCtatgatgatgtgcatgtgaacttcactcgaGAAGAATGGGCTTTGCTGAATCCTACACAGAGGAATCTCTACAAAGTTGTGATGTTGGAGATCTACAGGAACCTCAAAGCTGTAG GATACAATTGGGAAGACCAAAACACTGAAGAACATTGTCAAAGTTCCAGAAgacatggaag gcatgaaagaagtcatactggagaaaaaccctcTGAAAAtactcaatgtggtaaagcctttgcaaatcAAAGTCATGTCCAtgtacataaaagaatacatactggagagaaaccctatgaatgtaatcagtgtggtaaagcctttgcacaaaagGCTCATCTCAAAATACATATActaacacatactggagagaaaccttacaaatgtgatcaatgtgataaagcctttgcatCTCATAGTACtctccaagtacataaaagaacacatactggagagaaaccctatgaatgtgaacagtgtggtaaagcctttgcacatcattgtcatttccaagtacataaaagaatacatactggagagaaaccttataaatgtgaTCAGTGTGTTAAAGCCTTTGTAAGTCGGATTGAACTTAAAAGACATAAAagagttcatactggagagaaaccttacaaatgtaatgaatgtggtaaagcctttgcacaatacAGTACTCTCAGAATGCATGATaaaacccatactggagagaaaccctatgaatgtaagcaatgtagtaAATCCTTTGCCTCTCATGGTCAACTTCgaaaacatgaaagaattcatactggagagaaaccttacacatgtaatcaatgtggtaaagcctttacagaATACAGTACTCTCAAAAGGCATAAAataacccatactggagagaaaccctatgaatgtaagcaatgtagtaAATCCTTTGCCTCTCATGGTCAActccaaacacatgaaagaattcatactggagagaaaccttacaaatgtaatcaatgtggtaaagcctttgcagaacACAGTACTCTCAAAATGCataaaagaattcatactggagagaaaccctatgaatgtaagcaatgtagtaAATCCTTCGCCTCTCATGGTCAACTTCGAAAACAtgaaaagaattcatactggagagaaaccttacaaatgtaa
- the Gm32856 gene encoding predicted gene, 32856 isoform 3 (isoform 3 is encoded by transcript variant 4), which yields MDALTYDDVHVNFTREEWALLNPTQRNLYKVVMLEIYRNLKAVGYNWEDQNTEEHCQSSRRHGRYILCHNGYKPCEHRDIERSRTFSLSQNN from the exons GATGCATTGACCtatgatgatgtgcatgtgaacttcactcgaGAAGAATGGGCTTTGCTGAATCCTACACAGAGGAATCTCTACAAAGTTGTGATGTTGGAGATCTACAGGAACCTCAAAGCTGTAG GATACAATTGGGAAGACCAAAACACTGAAGAACATTGTCAAAGTTCCAGAAgacatggaag gtaTATCCTGTGTCACAATGGATACAAGCCATGTGAGCATAGGGATATTGAAAGAAGcagaaccttctctctctctcaaaacaattaa